One window from the genome of Anaerococcus sp. Marseille-Q7828 encodes:
- a CDS encoding tyrosine-type recombinase/integrase codes for MSEKRRDNKGRILKTGESQRKDGRYLYKYIDSFGEPQFVYSWKLVATDRVPAGKRDCISLREKIAELQKDIHDGIDVVGKKMTLCQLYAKQNAQRPKVRKNTETGRKYLMDILKKDKLGVRSIDSIKPSDAKEWAIRMSENGYAYQTINNYKRSLKASFYIAIQDDCVRKNPFDFQLKAVLDDDTVPKTVLTEEQEEKLLAFAKADKTYSKNYDEILILLKTGLRISEFGGLTLPDLDFENRLVNIDHQLLRDTEIGYYIETPKTKSGERQVPMVEEAYQAFKRVLANRKNDKRVEIDGYSDFLFLNRKNYPKVASDYNGMMKGLVKKYNKYNEDKLPHITPHSLRHTFCTNYANAGMNPKALQYIMGHANIAMTLNYYAHATFDSAMAEMKRLNKEKQQERLVA; via the coding sequence ATGTCAGAAAAAAGACGTGACAATAAAGGTCGAATCTTAAAGACTGGAGAGAGCCAACGAAAAGACGGAAGATACTTATACAAATATATAGATTCATTTGGAGAACCGCAATTTGTTTACTCGTGGAAACTTGTGGCTACAGACCGAGTACCAGCAGGAAAGCGTGATTGTATCTCACTTAGAGAGAAAATCGCAGAGTTACAGAAAGACATTCATGATGGTATTGATGTTGTAGGAAAGAAAATGACACTCTGCCAGCTTTACGCAAAACAGAACGCTCAAAGACCAAAGGTTAGAAAAAACACTGAAACTGGACGCAAATATCTTATGGATATTTTGAAGAAAGACAAGTTAGGTGTAAGAAGTATTGACAGTATTAAGCCATCAGACGCTAAAGAATGGGCTATTAGAATGAGTGAAAATGGTTATGCTTATCAAACCATCAATAACTACAAACGTTCTTTAAAGGCTTCATTCTATATTGCTATACAAGATGATTGTGTTCGGAAGAATCCATTTGACTTTCAACTGAAAGCAGTTCTTGATGATGATACTGTCCCTAAGACCGTACTAACAGAAGAACAGGAAGAAAAACTGTTAGCCTTTGCAAAAGCTGATAAAACCTACAGCAAAAATTATGATGAAATTCTGATACTCTTAAAAACAGGTCTTCGTATTTCAGAGTTTGGTGGTTTGACACTTCCAGATTTAGATTTTGAGAATCGTCTTGTCAATATAGACCATCAGCTATTGAGAGATACTGAAATTGGGTACTACATTGAAACACCAAAGACCAAAAGTGGCGAACGTCAAGTTCCTATGGTTGAAGAAGCCTATCAAGCATTTAAGCGAGTGTTAGCGAATCGAAAGAATGATAAGCGTGTTGAGATTGATGGATATAGTGATTTCCTCTTTCTTAATAGAAAGAACTATCCAAAAGTGGCAAGTGATTACAACGGCATGATGAAAGGTCTTGTTAAGAAATACAATAAGTATAACGAGGATAAATTGCCACACATCACTCCACATAGTTTGCGACATACATTCTGTACCAACTATGCAAATGCAGGAATGAATCCAAAGGCATTACAGTACATTATGGGACATGCTAATATAGCCATGACGCTGAACTATTACGCACATGCAACATTCGATTCTGCAATGGCAGAAATGAAACGCTTGAATAAAGAGAAGCAACAGGAGCGTCTTGTTGCTTAG
- a CDS encoding excisionase: MKQTDIPIWERYTLTIEEASKYFRIGENKLRRLAEENKNANWLIMNGNRIQIKRKQFEKIIDTLDAI, from the coding sequence ATGAAGCAGACTGACATTCCTATTTGGGAACGTTATACCCTAACCATTGAAGAAGCGTCAAAATATTTTCGTATTGGCGAAAACAAGCTACGACGCTTGGCAGAGGAAAATAAAAATGCAAATTGGCTGATTATGAATGGCAATCGTATTCAGATTAAACGAAAACAATTTGAAAAAATTATAGATACATTGGACGCAATCTAG
- a CDS encoding helix-turn-helix domain-containing protein, with product MKTQYPMIPFPLIVKATDGDTEAINQILHHYRGYITKRSLRLMKDEYGNQSMVVDEVLRGRMETRLITKILSFEIK from the coding sequence ATGAAAACACAATATCCTATGATTCCCTTTCCTCTCATTGTAAAGGCAACAGATGGCGATACCGAAGCGATTAACCAGATTCTACATCATTACAGAGGGTACATAACGAAGCGTTCCCTACGACTTATGAAAGATGAATATGGCAATCAAAGTATGGTCGTTGATGAAGTCTTACGTGGAAGAATGGAAACCAGACTGATTACAAAGATTTTGTCATTTGAAATTAAGTAA
- a CDS encoding sigma-70 family RNA polymerase sigma factor — MKPSSFQTTIENQFDYICKRAMEDERKNYMLYLSRIAKREVSFSDVGDYLVSQFATTDNYSTDFQIFTLNGLSVGVENDLLSEALRELPDKKREILLLFYFMDMSDSEIADLLKLNRSTVYRHRTSGLALIKKFMEEFEE, encoded by the coding sequence ATGAAACCATCTTCTTTTCAGACCACAATAGAAAATCAGTTTGACTATATCTGTAAACGTGCTATGGAAGACGAGCGAAAGAATTATATGCTTTATCTTTCAAGGATTGCAAAGCGTGAGGTGTCCTTTTCGGATGTTGGCGATTATCTTGTTAGCCAGTTTGCGACAACAGATAACTATTCAACTGACTTTCAGATTTTTACACTCAATGGGTTATCAGTAGGCGTTGAAAATGATTTGTTGAGTGAAGCATTACGTGAGTTGCCAGACAAGAAACGTGAAATTCTACTGCTGTTTTACTTTATGGACATGAGCGATTCAGAAATTGCAGACCTGTTGAAATTGAACCGTTCTACTGTCTATCGGCATAGAACCAGTGGACTAGCCTTAATTAAAAAGTTTATGGAGGAATTTGAAGAATGA
- a CDS encoding helix-turn-helix transcriptional regulator encodes MRKKEDKYDFRAFGLAIKEARLKRGLTREQVGALIEIDPRYLTNIENKGQHPSIQVLYDLVSLLHVSVDEFFLPANNLVKSTRRLQIEKYMDSFTDKELSLMESLASGINEARNIED; translated from the coding sequence ATGCGTAAAAAAGAAGATAAATATGATTTTAGAGCCTTTGGTTTAGCCATTAAAGAAGCTCGATTGAAACGAGGTTTAACTCGTGAACAAGTGGGAGCATTGATTGAAATTGACCCACGTTACTTAACTAATATTGAAAATAAGGGGCAACACCCCAGCATACAAGTTCTTTATGACCTTGTATCGTTACTTCATGTTTCCGTTGATGAATTTTTCTTACCTGCTAATAACTTGGTAAAAAGCACCCGACGATTACAGATAGAGAAATACATGGATAGCTTTACAGACAAAGAACTATCCTTAATGGAATCTTTAGCCAGCGGTATCAACGAAGCAAGAAACATCGAAGACTAA
- a CDS encoding cysteine-rich KTR domain-containing protein, with product MCPVCGNKTRLKIREDTELKKFPLYCPKCRQENLIEIKQFKVTVITEPDAKTQSR from the coding sequence TTGTGTCCTGTATGTGGAAATAAAACACGATTAAAGATAAGGGAAGATACTGAATTAAAAAAATTCCCCCTCTATTGTCCGAAATGCAGACAAGAAAATTTAATTGAAATAAAGCAGTTCAAAGTAACTGTGATTACAGAGCCAGACGCAAAGACGCAGAGCCGATAA
- the tet(M) gene encoding tetracycline resistance ribosomal protection protein Tet(M): protein MKIINIGVLAHVDAGKTTLTESLLYNSGAITELGSVDKGTTRTDNTLLERQRGITIQTGITSFQWENTKVNIIDTPGHMDFLAEVYRSLSVLDGAILLISAKDGVQAQTRILFHALRKMGIPTIFFINKIDQNGIDLSTVYQDIKEKLSAEIVIKQKVELYPNMCVTNFTESEQWDTVIEGNDDLLEKYMSGKSLEALELEQEESIRFHNCSLFPVYHGSAKNNIGIDNLIEVITNKFYSSTHRGPSELCGNVFKIEYTKKRQRLAYIRLYSGVLHLRDSVRVSEKEKIKVTEMYTSINGELCKIDRAYSGEIVILQNEFLKLNSVLGDTKLLPQRKKIENPHPLLQTTVEPSKPEQREMLLDALLEISDSDPLLRYYVDSTTHEIILSFLGKVQMEVISALLQEKYHVEIELKEPTVIYMERPLKNAEYTIHIEVPPNPFWASIGLSVSPLPLGSGMQYESSVSLGYLNQSFQNAVMEGIRYGCEQGLYGWNVTDCKICFKYGLYYSPVSTPADFRMLAPIVLEQVLKKAGTELLEPYLSFKIYAPQEYLSRAYNDAPKYCANIVDTQLKNNEVILSGEIPARCIQEYRSDLTFFTNGRSVCLTELKGYHVTTGEPVCQPRRPNSRIDKVRYMFNKIT from the coding sequence ATGAAAATTATTAATATTGGAGTTTTAGCTCATGTTGATGCAGGAAAAACTACCTTAACAGAAAGCTTATTATATAACAGTGGAGCGATTACAGAATTAGGAAGCGTGGACAAAGGTACAACGAGGACGGATAATACGCTTTTAGAACGTCAGAGAGGAATTACAATTCAGACAGGAATAACCTCTTTTCAGTGGGAAAATACGAAGGTGAACATCATAGACACGCCAGGACATATGGATTTCTTAGCAGAAGTATATCGTTCATTATCAGTTTTAGATGGGGCAATTCTACTGATTTCTGCAAAAGATGGCGTACAAGCACAAACTCGTATATTATTTCATGCACTTAGGAAAATGGGGATTCCCACAATCTTTTTTATCAATAAGATTGACCAAAATGGAATTGATTTATCAACGGTTTATCAGGATATTAAAGAGAAACTTTCTGCCGAAATTGTAATCAAACAGAAGGTAGAACTGTATCCTAATATGTGTGTGACGAACTTTACCGAATCTGAACAATGGGATACGGTAATAGAGGGAAACGATGACCTTTTAGAGAAATATATGTCCGGTAAATCATTAGAAGCATTGGAACTCGAACAAGAGGAAAGCATAAGATTTCATAATTGTTCCCTGTTCCCTGTTTATCACGGAAGTGCAAAAAACAATATAGGGATTGATAACCTTATAGAAGTGATTACGAATAAATTTTATTCATCAACACATCGAGGTCCGTCTGAACTTTGCGGAAATGTTTTCAAAATTGAATATACAAAAAAAAGACAACGTCTTGCATATATACGCCTTTATAGTGGAGTACTACATTTACGAGATTCGGTTAGAGTATCAGAAAAAGAAAAAATAAAAGTTACAGAAATGTATACTTCAATAAATGGTGAATTATGTAAGATTGATAGAGCTTATTCTGGAGAAATTGTTATTTTGCAAAATGAGTTTTTGAAGTTAAATAGTGTTCTTGGAGATACAAAACTATTGCCACAGAGAAAAAAGATTGAAAATCCGCACCCTCTACTACAAACAACTGTTGAACCGAGTAAACCTGAACAGAGAGAAATGTTGCTTGATGCCCTTTTGGAAATCTCAGATAGTGATCCGCTTCTACGATATTACGTGGATTCTACGACACATGAAATTATACTTTCTTTCTTAGGGAAAGTACAAATGGAAGTGATTAGTGCACTGTTGCAAGAAAAGTATCATGTGGAGATAGAACTAAAAGAGCCTACAGTCATTTATATGGAGAGACCGTTAAAAAATGCAGAATATACCATTCACATCGAAGTGCCGCCAAATCCTTTCTGGGCTTCCATTGGTTTATCTGTATCACCGCTTCCGTTGGGAAGTGGAATGCAGTATGAGAGCTCGGTTTCTCTTGGATACTTAAATCAATCATTTCAAAATGCAGTTATGGAAGGGATACGCTATGGTTGCGAACAAGGATTATATGGTTGGAATGTGACGGACTGTAAAATCTGTTTTAAGTATGGCTTATACTATAGCCCTGTTAGTACCCCAGCAGATTTTCGAATGCTTGCTCCTATTGTATTGGAACAAGTCTTAAAAAAAGCTGGAACAGAATTGTTAGAGCCATATCTTAGTTTTAAAATTTATGCGCCACAGGAATATCTTTCACGAGCATACAACGATGCTCCTAAATATTGTGCGAACATCGTAGACACTCAATTGAAAAATAATGAGGTCATTCTTAGTGGAGAAATCCCTGCTCGATGTATTCAAGAATATCGTAGTGATTTAACTTTCTTTACAAATGGACGTAGTGTTTGTTTAACAGAGTTAAAAGGGTACCATGTTACTACCGGTGAACCTGTTTGCCAGCCCCGTCGTCCAAATAGTAGGATAGATAAAGTACGATATATGTTCAATAAAATAACTTAG
- a CDS encoding tetracycline resistance determinant leader peptide, with protein MILKYPENICMLCIPMIMHKNPSDKSIYHWDFYALLGF; from the coding sequence GTGATTCTAAAGTATCCAGAGAATATCTGTATGCTTTGTATACCTATGATTATGCATAAAAATCCCAGTGATAAAAGTATTTATCACTGGGATTTTTATGCCCTTTTGGGTTTTTGA
- a CDS encoding conjugal transfer protein yields the protein MRKEDLMMKFRKNQNKEKQIPKEKKPRVYYKVNPHKKVVIALWVLLGLSFSFAIFKHFTAIDTHTIHETTIIEKEYVDTHHVENFVENFAKVYYSWEQSDKSIDNRMESLKGYLTDELQALNVDTVRKDIPVSSSVRGFQIWTVEPTGDNEFNVTYSVDQLITEGENTKTVHSAYIVSVYVDGSGNMVLVKNPTITNIPKKSSYKPKAIESEGTVDSITTNEINEFLTTFFKLYPTATASELSYYVNDGILKPIGKEYIFQELVNPIHNRKDNQVTVSLTVEYIDQQTKATQVSQFDLVLEKNGSNWKIIE from the coding sequence ATGAGAAAGGAAGATTTAATGATGAAATTTAGAAAAAATCAGAATAAAGAAAAACAGATACCAAAGGAAAAGAAACCTCGTGTCTACTATAAGGTCAATCCTCATAAAAAGGTTGTGATTGCCTTGTGGGTACTTTTAGGGCTTAGTTTCAGCTTTGCGATATTCAAGCACTTTACAGCTATAGATACTCATACTATTCACGAAACAACTATCATAGAAAAGGAATACGTTGATACTCATCATGTAGAAAATTTTGTAGAGAACTTTGCGAAAGTCTACTATTCATGGGAGCAATCCGATAAGTCCATTGATAATCGAATGGAAAGTCTAAAAGGCTATCTGACAGATGAACTTCAAGCTCTCAATGTTGATACAGTACGCAAAGATATTCCTGTATCGTCTTCTGTAAGAGGATTTCAGATATGGACGGTAGAGCCAACTGGCGACAATGAGTTTAATGTAACCTACAGTGTAGACCAGCTCATTACAGAGGGAGAAAATACAAAGACCGTCCACTCTGCTTATATAGTGAGTGTCTATGTAGATGGTTCTGGAAATATGGTACTGGTTAAGAATCCGACCATTACCAACATACCTAAGAAATCAAGTTATAAACCAAAAGCCATTGAAAGTGAGGGGACGGTTGATTCCATTACAACCAATGAAATCAATGAGTTTTTAACGACGTTCTTCAAGCTCTATCCTACAGCGACAGCCAGTGAACTTTCCTACTATGTGAATGACGGGATATTAAAACCAATCGGAAAAGAGTACATCTTTCAAGAACTGGTAAATCCTATTCACAATCGTAAGGATAATCAAGTCACGGTATCGCTGACAGTGGAGTATATCGACCAGCAGACCAAAGCAACGCAGGTATCTCAATTTGATTTGGTACTTGAAAAGAACGGGAGTAATTGGAAGATTATAGAATAA
- a CDS encoding bifunctional lysozyme/C40 family peptidase, with the protein MKLKTLVIGGSGLFLMVFSLLLFVAILFSDEQDSGISNIHYGGVNVSAEVLAHKPMVEKYAKEYGVEEYVNILLAIIQVESGGTAEDVMQSSESLGLPPNSLSTEESIKQGVKYFSELLASSERLSVDLESVIQSYNYGGGFLGYVANRGNKYTFELAQSFSKEYSGGEKVSYPNPIAIPINGGWRYNYGNMFYVQLVTQYLVTTEFDDDTVQAIMDEALKYEGWRYVYGGASPTTSFDCSGLTQWTYGKAGINLPRTAQQQYDVTQHIPLSEAQAGDLVFFHSTYNAGSYITHVGIYLGNNRMFHAGDPIGYADLTSPYWQQHLVGAGRIKQ; encoded by the coding sequence ATGAAGTTGAAAACTTTAGTGATTGGTGGTTCTGGATTATTCTTGATGGTCTTCTCACTGCTTCTGTTTGTTGCCATTTTATTTTCAGATGAACAGGACAGCGGAATTTCCAATATTCATTATGGAGGTGTGAATGTTTCCGCAGAAGTGCTGGCTCATAAGCCTATGGTAGAAAAATATGCCAAAGAATATGGCGTTGAAGAATATGTCAACATACTTCTTGCGATTATACAGGTGGAATCGGGCGGTACTGCGGAAGATGTTATGCAGTCCTCGGAATCCCTCGGTCTTCCACCTAATTCATTGAGTACAGAAGAATCCATTAAGCAAGGTGTGAAGTATTTCAGTGAATTATTAGCCAGTAGCGAAAGGCTCAGTGTAGATTTAGAATCGGTTATCCAGTCCTACAATTATGGTGGTGGTTTCTTAGGGTATGTGGCTAATCGTGGAAATAAATATACCTTTGAACTGGCTCAAAGTTTCTCAAAAGAGTATTCAGGTGGCGAAAAAGTGTCTTACCCCAATCCCATAGCCATACCTATCAATGGGGGCTGGCGATACAACTATGGCAATATGTTTTATGTGCAACTGGTAACGCAGTATCTTGTCACAACAGAGTTTGATGATGATACGGTACAAGCCATCATGGACGAAGCACTGAAATATGAGGGCTGGCGATACGTTTACGGTGGAGCTTCCCCGACTACTTCTTTTGATTGTAGCGGACTGACACAATGGACGTATGGAAAAGCTGGAATTAACTTACCACGAACCGCACAACAGCAATATGATGTGACCCAGCATATCCCACTATCGGAAGCACAAGCTGGCGATTTGGTTTTCTTTCATTCTACCTATAACGCTGGCTCTTATATTACTCATGTTGGGATATACCTTGGCAATAACCGTATGTTTCATGCAGGCGACCCAATCGGTTATGCCGACTTAACAAGCCCCTACTGGCAACAGCATTTAGTGGGAGCAGGACGAATCAAACAATGA
- a CDS encoding membrane protein has product MKPSIVNRIKSNWTLKRLGKVAMTVAFTLVIAIFLLAMLGTVVQAAGLVDDTVNVANEYSRYPLENYQLDFYVDNSWGWLPWNWSDGIGKQVMYGLYAITNFIWTISLYVSNATGYLVQEAYSLDFISATADSIGKNMQTLAGVSANGFSTEGFYVGFLLLLILVLGVYVAYTGLIKRETTKAIHAIMNFVLVFILSASFIAYAPDYIKKINDFSSDISNASLSLGTKIVMPHSDSQGKDSVDLIRDSLFSIQVQQPWLLLQYNSSDIESIGIDRVESLLSTSPDSNNGEDREKIVAEEIEDRSNTNLTITKTINRLGTVFFLFVFNIGISIFVFLLTGIMIFSQVLFIIYAMFLPVSFILSMIPSFDGMSKRAITKLFNTILTRAGITLIITTAFSISTMLYTLSAGYPFFLIAFLQIVTFAGIYFKLGDLMSMFSLQSNDSQSVGSRVMRKPRMLMHAHMHRLQRKLGRSMTTLGAGSAIVTGKKGQSGSGSSARTQADHSRPDGKEKSTLGKRIGQTIGTVADTKDRMVDTASGLKEQVKDLPTNARYAVYQGKSKVKENVRDLTSSISQTKADRASGRKEQQEQRRKTIAKRRSEMEQVKQKKQPASSVHERPTTRQEQYHDEQTSKQSNIQTSYKESQQAKQERPAVKSDFSSPKVERQGNTVQEKTVQKPATSTTTADRTSQRPITKERPSTVQRVPLQNTRSRPPIKTATIKKVGKKP; this is encoded by the coding sequence GTGAAACCATCAATAGTAAACAGAATAAAATCAAACTGGACGCTGAAACGTCTAGGTAAAGTGGCAATGACAGTGGCTTTCACACTTGTGATTGCCATTTTTCTTTTAGCCATGCTGGGAACGGTGGTTCAAGCTGCGGGCTTGGTAGATGATACGGTCAATGTGGCAAATGAATACAGCCGATACCCACTTGAAAACTATCAACTGGATTTTTATGTGGATAATAGCTGGGGCTGGCTTCCGTGGAACTGGTCGGACGGGATTGGAAAACAGGTCATGTATGGACTATATGCCATTACCAATTTTATTTGGACAATCAGTTTGTATGTTTCCAATGCGACAGGTTACTTAGTACAGGAAGCCTATTCCTTAGACTTCATTTCCGCTACAGCAGATTCCATTGGTAAGAATATGCAGACCTTAGCTGGTGTGAGTGCAAACGGATTTTCAACAGAGGGTTTCTATGTTGGATTCCTCTTACTCTTGATTTTGGTTCTTGGGGTTTATGTTGCCTATACGGGACTGATAAAGAGAGAAACCACAAAGGCAATTCATGCCATTATGAATTTTGTGCTGGTGTTTATCCTATCGGCTTCCTTTATTGCCTACGCTCCCGACTACATTAAAAAAATCAATGACTTTTCATCAGACATCAGTAATGCCAGTTTATCACTTGGCACGAAGATTGTCATGCCCCATTCCGATAGTCAAGGCAAGGACAGCGTGGACTTAATCAGAGATAGCCTGTTTTCCATACAGGTTCAGCAACCGTGGCTACTGCTTCAATACAACAGTTCAGACATTGAAAGTATCGGTATTGACCGTGTGGAAAGCCTGCTCTCCACCAGCCCAGATTCCAACAATGGCGAAGACAGAGAAAAAATTGTTGCGGAAGAAATTGAAGACAGAAGCAATACCAATCTAACCATTACAAAGACCATTAACCGTTTAGGTACAGTCTTCTTCCTATTTGTCTTCAATATTGGGATTTCCATATTTGTATTCCTATTAACAGGAATCATGATTTTCTCGCAGGTACTTTTTATCATCTATGCTATGTTTCTGCCTGTGAGCTTTATTTTAAGCATGATTCCATCATTTGATGGTATGTCAAAACGAGCCATAACAAAGCTCTTTAATACCATTTTGACACGAGCTGGAATCACATTGATTATTACGACAGCATTTAGTATTTCAACCATGCTCTATACCTTATCGGCTGGTTATCCGTTCTTTTTGATTGCTTTTCTACAGATTGTGACCTTTGCAGGAATCTACTTCAAGCTGGGCGATTTAATGAGTATGTTTTCTCTACAGAGTAACGATTCTCAAAGTGTGGGAAGTCGTGTGATGAGAAAACCTCGTATGCTTATGCACGCTCACATGCACCGTCTACAGCGGAAACTTGGACGTTCCATGACTACTCTAGGGGCTGGGTCTGCCATTGTTACAGGTAAAAAAGGACAGTCGGGTTCGGGGAGTTCTGCAAGGACACAAGCAGATCACTCCCGACCAGACGGAAAGGAAAAATCAACACTTGGAAAACGTATCGGTCAAACCATCGGTACAGTAGCTGATACCAAAGACAGAATGGTAGACACTGCTAGTGGTTTGAAAGAACAGGTTAAAGATTTGCCGACCAATGCAAGATATGCAGTATATCAAGGAAAATCCAAAGTAAAAGAGAATGTCCGTGATTTAACCAGTAGTATTTCTCAAACCAAAGCGGACAGAGCCAGTGGACGCAAGGAACAGCAGGAACAAAGGCGAAAAACCATTGCGAAGCGTCGCTCTGAAATGGAACAGGTCAAACAGAAAAAACAGCCTGCTTCTTCTGTTCATGAAAGACCGACTACAAGACAAGAACAATATCATGATGAACAGACCTCAAAACAGTCTAATATTCAGACTTCATATAAGGAATCTCAACAAGCCAAACAAGAGCGTCCAGCAGTTAAGTCCGATTTTTCAAGTCCAAAAGTGGAACGCCAAGGCAATACCGTTCAAGAAAAAACCGTTCAAAAGCCAGCAACTTCAACCACTACAGCAGATAGAACTTCACAACGTCCAATCACAAAAGAACGTCCGTCTACTGTTCAAAGAGTACCACTACAAAATACAAGAAGTAGACCACCAATCAAAACCGCCACCATTAAGAAAGTCGGTAAGAAACCATGA